The following are from one region of the Sciurus carolinensis chromosome 5, mSciCar1.2, whole genome shotgun sequence genome:
- the LOC124985576 gene encoding sperm motility kinase 2B-like, giving the protein MRRQSRETSVALQGPCSCEETTFRDRYEVLRTIGRGGCAEVQVARHLLTGAEVAVKVLPKVKGKAALSEASVMRWLDHPNVIQLFQVIETREHVYLVMELAERGPLKHIPPGGMRPEEARRVFRQIAGAVGYCHGQGVVHLDLKLPNVVVDAAGTCKLIDFGLSLRVRPGQKLRWCWGTLAYLAPEILLRQEYEGPPADVWSLGVILFYLLTGRCPFKTLLRSGMVRRILEGRYHIPDRVPPQARSLIRSMLSMDPARRPTVEQVLQHPWLREGEEASPRQDGEPPPKRPDPAIMAALLDLGHDPYEAWVSLTRGKFDDAAAAYLILRHQLSQGAGCAFNGKPVRPAHPSDGSVLPRRSTSELALRACPSACDHRLPQEAQPTGHKDLRRASLAGTDLRWLLQRTPAPAPAPQKPSHSHKDTSTGQPKAWEAGG; this is encoded by the coding sequence ATGCGTAGGCAGAGTAGAGAGACTAGTGTAGCGTTGCAGGGGCCCTGCTCCTGCGAAGAGACGACCTTCCGGGACCGCTATGAGGTCCTGAGGACCATCGGTCGTGGTGGGTGTGCCGAGGTGCAGGTAGCCCGCCATCTCCTCACCGGGGCAGAGGTTGCAGTGAAAGTGCTGCCGAAGGTAAAGGGGAAGGCGGCCCTCTCCGAAGCCAGCGTGATGAGGTGGCTGGATCACCCCAACGTGATCCAGCTGTTCCAGGTGATCGAAACCCGTGAGCACGTCTACTTGGTGATGGAGCTCGCTGAACGGGGCCCGCTCAAGCACATCCCGCCCGGGGGCATGCGGCCGGAGGAGGCGCGGAGGGTATTCCGGCAGATCGCAGGGGCGGTGGGCTACTGCCACGGTCAGGGCGTCGTGCACCTGGACTTGAAGTTGCCCAACGTCGTGGTGGATGCGGCTGGAACCTGCAAGCTCATCGACTTTGGCCTCAGCCTGAGGGTCAGGCCTGGGCAGAAGCTGCGCTGGTGCTGGGGCACCCTGGCCTACCTTGCTCCCGAAATCCTCCTGAGGCAGGAATACGAGGGCCCCCCAGCGGACGTGTGGAGCCTGGGCGTCATCCTGTTTTATCTGTTGACCGGAAGGTGCCCCTTCAAGACGCTCTTGCGCTCGGGGATGGTGAGGCGGATCCTGGAGGGAAGGTACCACATCCCTGACCGCGTTCCGCCCCAAGCACGCAGCCTCATCCGTAGCATGCTGAGCATGGACCCGGCTCGGCGCCCGACGGTAGAGCAAGTCCTCCAGCACCCGTGGCTGAGGGAGGGTGAGGAGGCTTCCCCCCGTCAGGATGGGGAGCCACCCCCCAAACGCCCAGACCCCGCCATAATGGCAGCCCTGTTGGACTTGGGTCACGACCCTTACGAGGCCTGGGTGTCTCTGACTCGGGGGAAGTTTGATGACGCCGCGGCCGCCTACCTGATCCTTCGGCACCAGCTGAGCCAGGGGGCGGGCTGCGCGTTTAATGGGAAGCCTGTGCGACCCGCACACCCTTCCGATGGCTCCGTCCTCCCGAGGAGGAGCACCAGCGAGCTTGCCCTTCGCGCCTGCCCCTCGGCCTGTGACCATCGACTTCCCCAGGAGGCCCAGCCCACAGGGCACAAGGACCTCAGAAGGGCCAGCCTGGCTGGCACCGACCTCCGCTGGCTGCTCCAAAGGACCCCTGCACCTGCCCCTGCGCCCCAGAAGCCCAGCCATTCCCACAAAGATACCTCCACAGGGCAGCCCAAGGCCTGGGAAGCGGGTGGCTAG